In the genome of Delphinus delphis chromosome 15, mDelDel1.2, whole genome shotgun sequence, one region contains:
- the ACOT8 gene encoding acyl-coenzyme A thioesterase 8 produces the protein MSSPQALEDEQGGGDPPRDLRSVLVTSVLNLELLDEDLFRGRHYWVPSNQRLFGGQIVGQALVAAAKSVTEDVHVHSLHCYFVRKGDPKVPVLYQVERTRTGVSFSVRSVKAVQHGRPIFICQASFQKAQPSPVQHQFSMPTVPPPEELLGHEALINQYLRDPNLQEKYRVGLNRIAAREVPIEIKLVNLPTLSQLQSMEPKQMFWVRARGYIGEGDMKMHCCVAAYISDYAFLGTALLPHQLQHKVHFMVSLDHSMWFHAPFRADHWMLYECESPWAGGSRGLVHGRLWRRDGVLAMSCAQEGVIRVKPRDSKL, from the exons ATGTCGTCCCCGCAGGCCCTAGAGGACGAACAGGGCGGCGGCGATCCACCCAGGGACCTCCGCAGCGTCCTGGTCACCAGCGTGCTCAACCTCGAGCTGCTGGACGAGGATCTCTTCAG agGAAGGCATTACTGGGTACCCTCAAACCAGCGGCTGTTTGGGGGTCAGATCGTGGGCCAGGCTTTGGTGGCTGCGGCCAAGTCTGTGACTGAAGATGTCCATGTGCATTCCCTGCACTGTTACTTTGTTCGGAAAG GGGACCCGAAGGTGCCGGTGCTGTACCAGGTGGAACGGACGCGAACAGGGGTGAGCTTCTCCGTGCGCTCCGTGAAGGCTGTGCAACACGGCAGGCCCATCTTCATCTGCCAGGCCTCCTTCCAgaaggcccagcccagccctgtgcaGCACCAGTTCTCCATGCCTACAGTGCCCCCGCCGGAAGAGCTGCTTGGCCACGAGGCCCTCATTAACCAGTATTTAAG GGACCCTAACCTCCAAGAGAAGTACCGAGTGGGGCTGAACCGAATTGCTGCCCGGGAGGTGCCCATTGAGATCAAGCTGGTAAACCTACCCACTCTGAGCCAGCTGCAGAGCATGGAGCCCAAACAGATGTTCTGGGTGCGAGCCCGGGGCTACATTG GGGAGGGCGACATGAAGATGCACTGCTGCGTGGCAGCCTACATCTCGGACTATGCCTTCCTGGGCACAGCACTGCTGCCCCACCAGTTGCAGCACAAGGTGCACTTCATGGTCTCCTTGGATCACTCCATGTGGTTCCACGCTCCTTTCCGAGCTGACCACTGGATGCTCTATGAGTGTGAGAGCCCCTGGGCCG GTGGCTCCCGGGGCCTAGTTCATGGGCGGCTGTGGCGTCGGGACGGGGTCCTGGCTATGTCCTGTGCCCAGGAGGGCGTGATCCGAGTGAAGCCCCGGGACTCAAAGCTGTAG